Within Chitinivibrionia bacterium, the genomic segment TTTTTTTGCGCCCGTATTACTCCTTTTCGTAAATACGGTTCTTTATCGTCCCAGTACACAACCAAGTAACCTTTTGAAAATTCGGTTGCAAAACCGCTTTCTTCCAAAATTGATTTTATGTTTTCCGCATCATCGCTTTTGTGGTATGTGCATAACAGTAATTTCAAATCGTCTTTTTCCCGCCGTGAAAGCGTTTGCGCACAACCGCGCAACATTGCCTGTTCTGCGCCTTCGATGTCCGCTTTAATAACATTGATTTCTTTGTCTTTTATGAAATCGTCAAAAGTTATACATTTCTCATTAGTTGTATCAGAAATAAATTTATTAACAATCTCAACCTTATCTTTCCAAGGTTCAAATGTTTTTTGTAATGCGGTTATCCATTCCTGTTCGCATTCAAACAAATATATTTTCCCGGCTGTTTCTACGTGTGCTAAAGCCCAAACCCCCTCTGCCGCGCCAATGTCGGCAATTACATCGCCAATCTTGGGTGAATATTCCGGAGTATCATATCTGTGCGGAGACCTGTGATCTTGTTCTACACACAGAGAGCAATAATAATTGCGGCAATTTTCCGTATCAAACGCTTGTGGGAAATACAACCGTTTATTGTTGTGTACAACATAATTCATATTACACTCTTCATCTGTAAGGACATTTATGTTTATCGGATTATATTCTTTTATGAAGTCATGCGCATACATCATGTACAAATTGTTGTTTTCAACAAATTTAATTATTTCTGTCGTTTCAGCATTTTGTTCATTTGGGTTTAATCTAAGCAGATAATTTCTGGCATTATTTATTTTTTGATTCAAACAAATTATATCGCTTTTTATTTGTTTGTATTTTTCCAAATCTTTTAAGTTTTTGCTCACTCCGTCACGAAACAAAACACCTATTTTTCTTACGACATTTTTCATAAAAATTAACCACCCTTGTTTTTTTTGTTTATAAAATAATATTAGGCAAAGAAGAAATGATGTGTTATTACTGCTTTATTTAATATTTTCAAATTTTCTGCTTGCCAATATAGTATTTTTGTGCGCGTAAGAAAGGAAAAAAATGGGACTTTTAATAAATGTTTCAAAAATATATAAACAGTGGAAGAAAGCGCGACAAGCCAAAAAAGACCTTCCGGTGCAAGTTGCAATAGCCAAAAAACTGGATAGTTACGTTGCGAATTTTTTAAGCGGGAAAATAGAGCGATTTTCTGCTGTTCCTAAAAAGCCCGAACTCGTCGGCAAAAAAATTATCTGGCAATTTTGGTATCAGGGAATTGATGAAAACACGCCGAAACTTGTCCGCACTTGCTTTGATTCCGTTAAAAAACAAATGAGCGACTACGAAGTAATTGTATTGTCAAGCGAAAATATGAATGAATTTCTCGAATTACCCGAATTTGTTTTCAAAAGATTAGGCGCGGGCGGCTACAAACTCGAAAAACTTGCAAATCTTGTGCGCTTGTACTTGCTCTCTGCTTACGGCGGTGTTTGGCTTGACGCGACAATTTATTTGACTGCGTCCATCGAAGAAAAATACTTGCAAAAAGACTTTTTCGCGCTTCAGCGCGGCGAAACACCTCCGAGCGACCTGAAATATTTTACAAATTTTGACCCGATAGGTCTTTCTTGGTCTGAAAAATCTTTTGTGAGAATGCAAAATTCCTATATGATTGCAAAGCCGAATAATAAAATTATAAACGACCTTCTTTCCATATTGCTTGAATACTGGAAAAAAGAGGAGCAAACAGGGCATTATTTCTTTTTTCAAATTTGCTTTAATCAAATGATGCAACACGACGAATGGAAAAAACAGAATTGCGAAATTGTCTGCTACGCCGATTTTCATAGATTTTTGATAGCGGGATTTGACCGCTTCAACCAAGTGTTATACGACGAAATAACGGCTCGATGCAACGTGCATAAATTGACACTTTACTGGACAAGAAAGAAGATTCCCATCGGCTCATTGGCAGATGTTATTGTGAATAAAAAAGGTCAGAATAAAGGGGACAATAAAGGGGACAATAAAGGGGACAATAAAATATCTGCCAACCAACAGATGATACTAAAATGTATTGCTGATAATTCTGCGATTACAATAACAGAATTATCAGCAATGGTAAAAATTGTTGAAAGCAAAGTGAAAGAAAATATCGCTAAACTTAAAAATATGGGTTTAATCGAACGCATCGGAAGTCGGAAAGTGGGTTATTGGAAAATTACCAACGGAGGGAAAAAATGAAAATCAGCGTAATTATTCCGATTTACAACGCGGAGAAATATTTGAAGGCGACATTAAATTCTATTCGTTTTCAAACATATGAAAATTTGGAAATCGTTTGCGTTTTGGATTGTCCGACTGATAATTCCGCTAAAATCGCCAACGAAATCGCCCGGATTGACAGCCGTGTAAAATTGGTGGAGCATTCAAAAAACAGCGGTTTGCCCGCCGCAAGAAATTCGGGTGTTGAAAATGCAACAGGCGAATATATTCATTTTATGGATTCCGATGATTTGCTTAGCCCTGATTTTTATGAAACAATGATAATTGCTGCGGAAGAAACAAATGCCGATGTCGTAGCGTGCTCTGTCTTTTATGAGAAAAAGCCGAAAAGAAGCATTTGGTTTCAAAAAAGCGAAGTTTTGTCGGAAACTAACGATAAAATCGGAAAAACAGAGGTTGCGATTCAGGGTTGGGCTTGGCGGTATTTAATCAAAAGGAGTTTTTGGAACGAGCAAAAATTTTCTTTTCCCGATTTAGTTCCGATGGAAGATAAACCCGTTATGATTCCTATGATTTATTATGCAAACAAAGTTGTTCTTTGTCCAAATGCCGTTTATTTTTACAAAAATCGGGATTCGTCAATATTGAACAAAAAGTATGACCCTGTTCGAGAAAAACAAAGAAGCGAAAACAGACAAAAAGCGCGAAGTATTTTCAAAAATTTTATGCGAGTAAATAAAATCAAGCGCCCAAATAGATATTTGTATTACATTAAAAAACATTTTGCTTAAAATCGGAGAGAAAATGTTGAAAGTCAGATATAAAATAGTTTCTAAAATAAGTATAACTCTTAAAAAAATAAGAGCGATAACAAGCGTTCCGAAACAAAATAGAGTTGCGAAAAAATTAGACAATTATATCGCGGATTTTTTAGACGGGAAAATAGAAAAATTTACCGCTGTTCCCAAAAAGCCCGAATTAGTCGGAAAAAAGATTTTTTGGCAATATTGGCATCAGGGAGTAAATGAAAATACGTCGAAAATGGTTGTCGAATGTCTTAATTCCGTGAAAAAACACTGCGACGATTACGAAATAATTTTGCTGACCGACAAAATTGTGTGGGATTATGTTGAATTGCCCGCTTTTGTCTTTGAAAAATTCGGAAAAAACGGATTTAGTTTTGCAAAATTGGCAAATCTTGTGCGTTTATATTTGCTCTCAGCTTACGGCGGCGTTTGGCTCGATGCAACAATTTATTTGACAAAGCCAATAGACGAAAAAATGTTGAATGAAGATTTTTTTGCGTTTCAGCGCTCTAAGATACCGCCGCCGGACGCAGATGTTTTTATTAAAGCCGACCCTTTGTATTTCTCTTGGAAACCGACATTTCAAGCAGGAATGCTGAATTCTTTTATGATTGCAAAACCAAATAATAAAATTGTCGTCGACCTGCTTAGTATTTTGCTTGAATACTGGAAAAAAGAGAAAAAAATGGGACATTATTTCTTTTTTCAAATTTTATTTAACCGAATGATGGAGAATTCCGAGTGGAAAGACTTAAACTGCGAAATTATCGGCGATACGGATTGCCACAGATTGCAAATGAAAGCGCTTGAAATTTTTGACCAAAAAGTTTTTGACGAAATTAAAGCAAAAAGCAATATCCATAAATTGACTTACAGATTTGACAAATTTAAGCAAGTTCCTGTAAGCTCTTTTTTTGATGTTATTGCTAATGGGAAAATAATATTGGAGGAAAAATGAAAATTCTTTTTATCAACATCGACAGAAAAGTCGATTATCAAAGTGATGTCGTGTTTCACGGGCTAAAAACATTGTACGGAAGAGACGTTTATGAAATTTCTAATAACTGGTTTATGTTCAACGATATGTCCGAAGAACAAAAACAAAAACTGAAAAGAATGCACGGAAAAGGGTTTTCGACAACAGGATTGCTTGACTCAAAATTAAGAAACGTCATCACAACACGTGAAGTTCGAAAAAAAGTTAAACAGCGTTTTTTTGACCTTGTTGTTTACGGCGCAATATGGCGTTGCCAAAAACACTTTGATTTGATTTCTATTTTTTATCCCAAAGAAAGGATAATATCTATCGATGGCAAAGATCAAACTTATATTCATAGTTTTTTTGCCAATAAAACACTCCATTTTAAAAGAGAATTGATTGATAATCACAAAGGCATATTTCCGATTTCTTTCGCTATTCCCAAAGAGAAAATAATAAACGAGATAAAGCCAAAAGAAAAAATGCTTGCACATATTATACCCGGAGATGTTTCTACGTATATTTATGAAAACGAAAGTGATTATTACCATGATTATGCAATATCTTATTTTGGCAAAACTACAAAAAAATCAGGCTGGGATTGCTTCCGACATTACGAAATAATGGCTAACGGCTGTATTCCTTGGTTTCCGGATTTATCGGATTGCCCCAAAGAAATAATGACCTCTTTTCCCAAAGAACTTATTCTGAAAACTAACAATGTTTTTGATGAAATTTCCAATAAAGCAGGTGTGTGCAACCATGAATTGTTGAATGAATATTGCGAGCAAATCAGAAATTTCACAAAAGAGCATTTAACGACAGATAAAATTGCCGAATATTTAATAAATACTGCTCTTAGTCAAAAGATTATTAAAACCGATAATAAGTCCCCGTTTTTTTTGGCGCTTATTGTTGCTGAACTTTGGAATAAAATAAAAAGAATGATTAACGATATGAAAAATCGTCGTTAAAAAAGGAGAAAACTAATGGCGTTAAAACCAATGATAATTGAAAAAGGAATAATACAGCCGTCTTTTGGTAAAAGCGAAAGGATTTTTCGTACAAGTTTTTTTTCGGCGGGCGTTCTTGACGATAAAGGATGTCCCATACGTCAAAGCAGAACGGTTATTATGGAACAAGACGTTTTATCTCCGTCTCGCATAAATTTATCCAAAACCGCGATAAAATATATTGACGACGACGCGATTTATTTCGGCAGACCTCAAAATCATTTCGGGCATACTTTGGTTGGGACAATGGCGGTTGCTTATATTCTTTTGAATAGCGATTACAAAAATCACAAAATAGTATTTATTGACGAAGAGCCAAGTGAGCCTACTTTAACATTGCTTGGATATTTGGGAGTAAATAGAAATAACGTTATTACAATAAAAGAATACATTCAACTTAAAAGCGTTGTTGTGGTAAAACAGTCGTTTTCTGCGACGTGGATGCCGCGAAACGGCAAAGGTCCATACAGAATAAGTGAAGAATTTATTGATACATTCCGTGCAATTGCAAAGAAATTTTATAAAGAAGACGGAGATTATCCCGACAAAGTATATTTTTCTCGCTCCAAACTACATCCCTTTTTAACTCTTATGAATGAAAACAAGATAGAGCGTGTGTTTGAACAGAACGGCTATAAAATATTTTACCCCGAACAATTGCCGTTAGAAGAACAAATTAAACTTGTTGCTAACGCTAACTTTTACGCTTGTATTGCAGGAACGCTCGAACATCACAGTTTGTTTATGAAAGACGGAGCAACATTGATTGTTATGACAAGAGGCAAAAAACCTGTATATAGACAAGTTTATATAAATAAAATGCAAAAAGCAATTAAGCATATATATTTGCGAACAAACGTTCAACCTTTGGGCGAAAAAGGATTTAGAGGAATTTTAGGCGCAACAAAAGATTTGATTGATTTTTTTGATAATAATAAATTTGTATATGACGCACAAGAGTTAAAACCTAAGTTTCAGGATTTAATAAATTACATAGAATGGCATTTTTCTAATGAACAAAAGCGCACGGAGAAAAACTTAAAGAAAATATTCAAAAAACTCATTACTCACAATAAAAATTTCTGGAAACAAATTAACGGATAAAGGAGAAAACTATGACTTTATGGAAACGCTTCAAAAAGAAGAAAAGAGCCCTGCACGAACAATGGCGCAAATTTAAGAAATTTGTAATAATTCCGTTTGTTAAGCCATTGGAAAGCAAAAAAGATTCGCCGCGATATATCGTTTCTCTGACTTCTTACGGAAAACGATTAAAAGATGTAGCACCTTACGCAATTATTACACTTTTGAACCAAAGAGTAAGACCTGATAAGGTTGTTTTATGGGTAGGACATAAAGATAAAGAAAATATTTCCAAAACAATGAAGTCCTTAACGAAAAAAGGTCTCGAAATTCGTTTTTGCGAAGACATAAGAGCATACACCAAACTTCTTCCCGCGCTTGAAATGTTTCCGGATGATTATATTATCACAGCTGACGACGATATTTATTATCCGAAAAATTGGCTTGAAAAATTGCTGAACAAGCACAAGGAAAATCCTACAAAAATCATTTGTCATCGCGCACACGGAATAAAAGTAGATAAAAACAACAATCTTCTGCCTTATTGTCAATGGAATAATTGCAACGGACAAACTAATCTGAAAAATTTATTTCCCACGGGTGTCGGCGGCATATTGTATCCTCCGAAGTGTTTTCACAAAGATATTAACAACAAAGAATTATTCAAAAAACTTGCCCCCTTTGCCGACGATATTTGGTATTGGGCGATGGCGATTATTAACAAAGAGTATTTCGGTGAAGAATATCCGCATATTGTTATTGAAAACGGTTATTCTATAAAATTACGAAATGTCGATACTAGTCAAGAGGCAAACGAAAATGCATTAGAAAACTACAACGTTCACCAAGATGGAAACGATGTTCAATTCAAGGCGGTTGTTGAATACTATCCGCAGATTAAGGAAGCCTTAAAAAAAATTGAGCCAACCGCAATAACGAAGGATTAAAAGGAGAAAAAATGATAAAATATTTAAGAGAAATACCCGAATTTTTTAACGGCGCCAATCGAAGAAAAATATCTGCAAATGGACTTTTTTGCGCTTCAACGCGGCGAAGTTCCGCCGAAAGACCTGAAATATTTCACGAATTTTGACCCGTTAATCCGAAATTATACGACGAAATATCTGCACGATGGAACGTACACAAATTATCGCTTCATTGGGCGAGAAAAAAGGGACTTATAAAAAATTCGTTTGCGGATGTTATTGTTAACGAAAAATTGCCGAAATCCTAAACTTAAGTACTATACTCCGCATTGATTTTCACATAATCATAACTGAAATCGCAGGTGTGTGCAACGGCAAAGGAGCCGTTTGCAAAGCCGAGGTCGATTTCTATCAGCACTAATTTTGATTTCATTTTTGCGCTTAATTCTGCGGCGTTGAATTTTGCGGGGGAGCCGTATTCAAACACGGGCGTGCCGCATAGTTTTACTACGATTTTTGCGGGGTCGAGTTCCGCGCCCGAATATCCTGTTGCGCACAAAATTCTGCCCCAATTCGGGTCGTTTCCGAACATTGCGCATTTTGTAAGGTTGGAATTTGCTACGGATTTTGCCGCGAGTTTGCAGTCGGTAAAGTTTTTGCCGTTTGAAACGCGAATTTCCACTCTCTTGGTTGCGCCCTCTCCGTCTTCGGCGATTTTTGCGCACAATTCGTTGTAAACCGTGAAAAACGCTTCTTCCACAAGTTTTTTGTCTTCGTCGGTTTTTGCAGAAGTTTTGCTTGCGCCGTTTGCCATTACTATAACCATATCGTTTGTGGAGGTGTCGCCGTCAACTGTTACGTTATTGAATGTGGCGTTAACGGTTTTTTTGTGGAGAGTGTTTAGTGCGTCTTGGTCTAAATTCAAATCGGTGGTGATAAATCCGAGCATAGTTGCCATATTCGGAGCAATCATTCCCGCACCTTTGCAACAGCCGCCGATGGTGAATGTTCCGCTCGAAAGTTCGATTTCATACGCGCACTCCTTTTGTTTGGTGTCGGTTGTCATAATTGCCGTTGCGAAAGAATGCGCGCCGTTTCTCGATAAATTTTTTTCAAGCGCGGGTATGGCGGCGGTAATTTTTTCGACGGGAAGAAATTCGCCGATAATCCCTGTGGAGGCGGTCAGGACGCTTTCGGCTTCCAAATTAAACGCGGTTTCTACATTTTTTGCGACCGTTTTTGCGTCGTCAATTCCGCGTTGTCCAGTGCAGGCATTGGCGTTTCCGCTGTTGCAGATAACGGCGCGAATGTTCTTTGCGGGAAGCATTCCTGAGTTTTGCAAAACGCAAGCGGCTTTAACGCGGTTTGTGGTAAAAGTTCCTGCCGCAACACAGTCAATATCACTGTAAATAATTCCCAAGTCGGAATTTCCCGATTTCTTAATTCCTGCCGTAGTTCCGCAGGCGTAAAAGTTTTTTGCGGCACAAACACCCTCTGATACTGCCGTAAATTTTGGATTTGTCAAAGCAATCCTCCGTTTTTTGCGTAAATTTTGTATAAAATTACATTATTTTCACATAAAATAATACATTGTCGGCGAACTTGTATTATATTTACTATGAAAAATCGTTATTTGTTGAGGAAATGTATGAGAAAACACATAGTGTCGCTTATTATTATATTTGTATTCGGAATATTTGCATTTGCGCAAGTCGGTACACAGCAACCCGAAGCGAATTTAGCGCTTGGGCAAAACAATGCGCCTAATTATACTGTTATCAGAGGCGATAATCTTTGGGATTTGGCTACGACCCATCTGGGCGACCCGTTTATGTGGCGCAGAATTTGGGAATTTAACCGATGGATAGCCGACCCGCACTGGATTTTCCCCGGAAATATGCTTTTTATCCCCGGCATTGCGACTGCTTCCGTTGCAGAGCAGACAATTGTTCCCGCCGCCGAAATTACGCTTTTCGATACCGCGGCAACGCTTCCTCAGATTAGCAACGAACTTGAACGCCAAAACAGGGTTAATTCAAGAAACGCCGAGTTTTTGTCTTTGTTTGAAATGTTCCGTTATCACATATCGCTTGAAGCGCAAATACAACAGCCGTTTGTTTATGAGTTTAACCGCAAAGGCAAACACGTAGGCAGAGCTCGCAGAAACTCTCTGTTCAGGAGTGAAAACGGCGCAATTCGCAGTTTGGGAAAAGTGGTAATCAACGACGGACGACCGCTTGTAAGGCAACATCAGAATGCTAATGTAAAACTTACAATAAGCGAAAGAGAGGCGCAGGAACTTGTGAAAGTCGGCGAAGAACTCGGTTTTTTTGTGCCGAGATATGACATTCGTTGCAAAAACGGCGTTATTGTTGTTCCCGTCGCATTGGGAACGGTCAGAGAAACAGACGGCAATTCAGCGACGATTTTTACAGAACAAGTGTGGGGAAAACTTTCTCGCGGTGCAATACTTGCTCCCGTCCGCGATTTTTATTCAATAAGCACGTCGCTGACGTACAGACCGCTTTCGGACTCGCTTAAAATTCAAGTTGCCGCAAGATTAAGACCGAGCGCACCCATAAAACCGTTTGAGGCAATGTTTATAAATAAGGGAGCCCGCGACGGGATTGTTATGGGCGACCACATAGTTTTAGTAAGCGAGCCTACACGGCGTTCTGTCTCAAGAAGACGCTTTTTTGAGCCCGCAACTTTGGAGGGCTTGGTAGTAGGGGTAGAGGATGGAAGTGCGACGGTAAGAATTACAAGCATTTCCGCTATGACAACCGCCGATATGTTTAACGGTGTAAGAATAGGCAGAGTAGTTGCGAGAGACTAGTTTGTTCTGATTATGAAAGAAAGAATTGTTGCAATTGAGGAGAGAATAGCATTCTACGAAAAAACCGTTGATGAGTTAAGCGGCGTAATCTACGAACAGCATAAAGAAATAGCTGTTTTACAGCAAAAAGTCGCCTCGCTCGAATTATTTCAAAAAACAAGCGGAGACACAGCACTAAAAGACGCAAAAGACGAAACTCCGCCTCCACATTGGTGATATAAACAAAAAACAAGTGAAAGGGTTATTTTTATGGATAAATTATTAAAATCTATTGGCGTGTCGGCGATTTTGGTTGTCGTGAGCTTTCTTTTATTCGGTTGCTTCGGCGGCGGTGGTAGCGGCGGAGGCGGCGGAGGAGGAGGCGGAGGTGGTGGCAGGGACGTATTGATTAATGCCGCGAATGAGGCGTGGGTTAATACTGCTTCTGTCGGTGAGCGTAGCGGATTTATTTTAAGAGCAGACGGTACGATTTCGTGGATTCAAGAGACGAGCGCAAATAATTGGGCTGTCGGTATTAATGGTACTTGGGAGGCTAACAACAATATGCTGACTACGACTGCTTTCGGTGTATCGGTGTCTGCGAGTTATACAGTAATAAACAACGACAGAATAGTGCACAGCGACAATATATTCAACAGAATGAGCGGTGTATTTATCGGCGGCGGTGGTGGCGGCGGCGGAGATATTGGAAATCGAGACAGCCGATTGATAAACACAGCAACCAACGAAGCGTGGATTGAAGAGGGACTTGTTGGCGACCGTGATGGAATGATTTTCAGACAAAACGGCACATTTACGTCGATTTATGAGATAGGTCCAAATGTTTGGACTGACAGTTATGAAGGTATTAGGCTTGAAGGTACTTGGCATACAATTAACAACAATGTTTTGTCTTTATCTCTTTCTCTTTTGGGTATTACGCGACAAGTAAATTATTCGGTAGCCAACAATAACAGAATAGTAATGGACGGCGAATATGTATTTAACAGAACAAGCAATGTAGTAATCGGCGGCGGTGGTGGCGGAGGCACAACTTATACAATAAGTTTTAATTCGCAGGGCGGCTCTTCGCATTCTCCGATAACGGGTGCGGCGGGCTCGCAAATAACTTTACCGACCCCGACCAGAAACAATCATTCGTTTGACGGTTGGTTTAGCGAAGCGCAAGGCGGCACCCGTTTTGGTGGCGGCGGAGCAAGTTTTACTATTACAAGAACTTTAACTATGCACGCTCAATGGACTCAAGGCGGTGGCAGTGGTGGTGGTGGTGATATTGGAAATCGAGACAGCCGATTGATAAACACATCGACCAACGAAGCGTGGATTGGAGGGGGACTTGTTGGCGACCGTGAGGGAATGATTTTCAGACAAAACGGTACATTTGTGGCGATTTTTGAGATAAGCCCAAATGTTTGGACTGATAGTTATGAAGGTATTAGACTTGAAGGTACTTGGCATACAATTAACAACAATGTTTTGTCTTTGTCGTTGTCTCTTTTGGGTATGGAGATTACGGATCAGATGAGTTATTCGGTAATCAACAACGACAGAATAGTAATTGATGGAGATGTATTTAACAGAACAAGTAATGTAGTAATCGGTGGCGGTGGTAGTGGTGGAGGAGGAGGTAGCCAAGACAGCAGGTTGGTTAACATTGCCGCCAACGAAGCGTGGATAGACACCTATTCTGCTGGCAACCGCGACGGATTTATTCTTCGCGCTGACGGTACATATACTGCCGTAAGTGATTTTGGCGGAACTTGGCAATCAAACGGAAGCGGCACGTGGCACACAAGCGGAAACACCTTAACCTTAACAGGTAGCGGCTATTATTCGGGGTCAGGCACTTTCAATCTTTCAAATAATAATAATACTTTGAGCTTTCAAGGCGAAACCTTGCTGAGGACAAGCAATGTAGTAATCGGCGGCGGCGGCGGTGGTAGCGACCCCGGTCCTCGAGACGTCACATTGGTAAACTTTTTCGATAACGAAGCGTGGGTTGAAGAGGGGTTTCTTGGCGACCGAGAGGGAATAATTTTCAGACAAAACGGTACATTTGTGGTGATTTTTGAGACAAGTCCGAATGTTTGGACTGACAATGATGAAGGTTTCAGATTTGAAGGTACTTGGCATACAATTAACAATAATATTTTGTCTTTGTCTTTTTTGGGTATGACGGATCAGATGAGTTATTCGGTAATCAACTACGACAGAATAGTAATTGATGGGCATGTATTTAACAGAACAAACAATATAGTTGTATCGGGGTCTGGTTGGGCGGTCTGGGCGGCTCCCGAATATCCGCAACAAACCCGCAGTGCAAGACAAACGGAAAGTGCTTTCAGGCAAAGATTGCTTGAAAACAGAAACGCAAATCCGCAGACAGCACGCGCACCGCGGCAAGTTATCGGCAATGAAGAAAGCGGCAAGTCGTCGTTTATACAAAATTTGTTTGAGAAGATAAAGAAAAGTCGTTAAATTAAAACAAGTCAATAAAAGCCAATCTGTATTTTCAGGTTGGCTTTTTGACTATAAAAAAAGGGGCGTTTTATGAACATAGCAGTTGCCACATCGATATTTGCGGAAAATAAATTTGACCCGTTTTTGACGATTTCTTACGCCGAAGAAAAGAATATTTCGGCAGTTCAGTTTTATATGAGCGAAAATTTGCAGAAAGATAAATCGCAAATAGAAAAAGTTCGTGATTTATGCGCGAAAAAATCAATTAAAATGTTGTGCCATTCGCCCTTAATGCTCGGAAACGCCTCTGCCGACACCACCCACTGCGAGGCGCTCGTCTCAATTTTCCCTGATGGCGCGGACAAATACTGCATTTTCCACTTTGACGAAAATTGCGACGTTGATTTAATGGTACTGGACTGCAAAAAACTTGTCGAATTCGGAATTATTCCTTGTGTAGAAAACTTTTATATGGATAAAAGCAGGCACGGTTTGGTTGCGAATATAGAAAAGTTTCTGGCGTTTTTCGACAGAATTCACACCCAAAATATTTCCGTGTTGCCCGTCCTCGATTTTCCGCGAATGTTTATTGAGCAATTTACGAATTTTCACCCCATTCTTTTGTCGGAGTTGCTTATTCAAAAATTTGCGCGACAAAAAATAATAATTCACGCGATAGATTCCGTTTCTCCTCAG encodes:
- a CDS encoding LysM peptidoglycan-binding domain-containing protein gives rise to the protein MRKHIVSLIIIFVFGIFAFAQVGTQQPEANLALGQNNAPNYTVIRGDNLWDLATTHLGDPFMWRRIWEFNRWIADPHWIFPGNMLFIPGIATASVAEQTIVPAAEITLFDTAATLPQISNELERQNRVNSRNAEFLSLFEMFRYHISLEAQIQQPFVYEFNRKGKHVGRARRNSLFRSENGAIRSLGKVVINDGRPLVRQHQNANVKLTISEREAQELVKVGEELGFFVPRYDIRCKNGVIVVPVALGTVRETDGNSATIFTEQVWGKLSRGAILAPVRDFYSISTSLTYRPLSDSLKIQVAARLRPSAPIKPFEAMFINKGARDGIVMGDHIVLVSEPTRRSVSRRRFFEPATLEGLVVGVEDGSATVRITSISAMTTADMFNGVRIGRVVARD
- a CDS encoding SlyX family protein, whose product is MKERIVAIEERIAFYEKTVDELSGVIYEQHKEIAVLQQKVASLELFQKTSGDTALKDAKDETPPPHW
- a CDS encoding InlB B-repeat-containing protein, whose translation is MDKLLKSIGVSAILVVVSFLLFGCFGGGGSGGGGGGGGGGGGRDVLINAANEAWVNTASVGERSGFILRADGTISWIQETSANNWAVGINGTWEANNNMLTTTAFGVSVSASYTVINNDRIVHSDNIFNRMSGVFIGGGGGGGGDIGNRDSRLINTATNEAWIEEGLVGDRDGMIFRQNGTFTSIYEIGPNVWTDSYEGIRLEGTWHTINNNVLSLSLSLLGITRQVNYSVANNNRIVMDGEYVFNRTSNVVIGGGGGGGTTYTISFNSQGGSSHSPITGAAGSQITLPTPTRNNHSFDGWFSEAQGGTRFGGGGASFTITRTLTMHAQWTQGGGSGGGGDIGNRDSRLINTSTNEAWIGGGLVGDREGMIFRQNGTFVAIFEISPNVWTDSYEGIRLEGTWHTINNNVLSLSLSLLGMEITDQMSYSVINNDRIVIDGDVFNRTSNVVIGGGGSGGGGGSQDSRLVNIAANEAWIDTYSAGNRDGFILRADGTYTAVSDFGGTWQSNGSGTWHTSGNTLTLTGSGYYSGSGTFNLSNNNNTLSFQGETLLRTSNVVIGGGGGGSDPGPRDVTLVNFFDNEAWVEEGFLGDREGIIFRQNGTFVVIFETSPNVWTDNDEGFRFEGTWHTINNNILSLSFLGMTDQMSYSVINYDRIVIDGHVFNRTNNIVVSGSGWAVWAAPEYPQQTRSARQTESAFRQRLLENRNANPQTARAPRQVIGNEESGKSSFIQNLFEKIKKSR
- a CDS encoding sugar phosphate isomerase/epimerase; protein product: MNIAVATSIFAENKFDPFLTISYAEEKNISAVQFYMSENLQKDKSQIEKVRDLCAKKSIKMLCHSPLMLGNASADTTHCEALVSIFPDGADKYCIFHFDENCDVDLMVLDCKKLVEFGIIPCVENFYMDKSRHGLVANIEKFLAFFDRIHTQNISVLPVLDFPRMFIEQFTNFHPILLSELLIQKFARQKIIIHAIDSVSPQQKREDWCAIGRGIVGWIDIFDFIKKSGVFVENLVLEYESTDFIDESIAVLNKYKNMPLASK